In Proteus vulgaris, one DNA window encodes the following:
- a CDS encoding AAA family ATPase, producing the protein MIIKSINGTIPFTEKNISIDLDDKKSVVIIGNNGSGKTSLLQEINKYFESIFSNNTGNFIEEIKTNIDNYTLWMNEAESKNDYTSYYRYKKNIDQENLKLKEFQFKINVEIDNIDEMVKESYYKKFIYFYFRASRQISINESHGTKPISEIKESWLSVDQSSMLNKYTNQDLESYLITLYTQEALYNKNNEPAKANKLSLWIRELEEKISILMECRINFEFDYENYKLYIVRDQYYRSSFRELSSGYSAILDIFTEILFRASLYSIEPSEIKGIVLIDEIDAHLHLSIQRKVLPMLISTFPKIQFIITTHSPFVLGSSDDFIIFDITKNINIPSLTMYSYENIVKNILDVDVIPNTVREKIQKLKEQIEAGGKDKDLLNSIFSELESSLSILDSESKAIYYTALNMYIGE; encoded by the coding sequence ATGATTATAAAATCAATCAATGGCACCATTCCATTTACAGAGAAGAATATTTCAATTGATTTAGATGATAAGAAGAGTGTAGTAATTATAGGTAATAATGGCTCAGGAAAAACATCTTTATTGCAAGAAATAAATAAGTACTTTGAAAGTATTTTCTCTAACAATACGGGTAATTTTATTGAGGAAATAAAAACAAATATTGATAACTACACTCTATGGATGAATGAAGCAGAGTCAAAAAATGACTACACTTCGTATTACAGATATAAAAAAAACATAGATCAAGAAAATTTGAAATTAAAAGAATTTCAATTTAAAATCAATGTGGAAATAGATAATATTGATGAGATGGTTAAAGAATCTTATTACAAAAAATTTATCTACTTCTATTTCAGAGCATCAAGACAGATAAGCATTAATGAATCTCATGGTACAAAACCCATTTCGGAAATAAAAGAATCTTGGTTGTCAGTCGATCAAAGTTCAATGCTAAATAAATACACAAATCAAGATTTAGAATCCTATCTCATTACCTTATATACGCAAGAAGCGCTTTATAATAAAAATAACGAACCAGCAAAAGCAAATAAATTATCACTATGGATACGTGAATTAGAAGAAAAAATATCTATTTTAATGGAGTGTCGTATTAATTTTGAATTTGATTATGAAAATTATAAATTGTATATAGTAAGAGATCAATACTATAGATCATCATTTAGAGAGTTATCTTCTGGCTATTCAGCAATACTGGATATATTTACCGAAATACTATTTAGAGCAAGCCTTTACTCAATAGAACCTTCTGAGATAAAAGGTATTGTATTAATAGATGAAATAGATGCCCATTTGCATTTATCAATACAAAGAAAAGTATTACCTATGTTAATATCAACTTTTCCTAAAATACAATTTATAATTACTACACATTCGCCTTTTGTACTCGGTTCCAGTGACGATTTTATTATTTTTGACATAACAAAAAATATAAATATTCCATCATTAACTATGTATTCTTATGAAAATATAGTAAAAAACATACTTGACGTGGATGTTATTCCTAATACAGTGAGAGAAAAAATACAAAAATTAAAAGAACAAATTGAAGCTGGAGGTAAAGATAAAGATTTATTGAACTCTATTTTTTCAGAATTAGAATCTTCACTAAGCATTTTAGATTCCGAATCAAAAGCAATATATTATACAGCGTTAAATATGTATATAGGTGAGTGA
- a CDS encoding lipase/acyltransferase domain-containing protein, translating to MPLNRGWSLIRAQLIASQIRKAKLDDKVPNLPIIYLPGILGTKLFDRQKQAFIWGDHRSVFTKSDYEYEHPNAQHSPRVLATEQLHAFSIVPYLVSTLVTQELKDVLETALGYREGQDLFFLAHDWRADHRLLVDAIDREVNRLRIVFGESQPFIIIAQSASNLAIRYWLRHTTPENRALVAKWYAFGPPWHGTFQALSMMETGYYAGSGYLHGFSSDDVCGCPFVYQLLPPNPVVIDNYGRALSDFDIYDEACWKHYRLGPYKTSISSAQNQRVREALVQNLQCAKRFTDAVSGINADEQAVPQVWYLSDNNITLKAAIYGRERWYLQAKEIKREFPHLVTQALTIGDDHLPLEGLLQYWRAPIVRDRYQHPWGESFAFISQASTHRALINHTPNLRSLAFDIATERRNKKV from the coding sequence ATGCCACTCAATAGAGGATGGTCATTAATACGAGCTCAGCTTATTGCGTCTCAAATTCGTAAAGCGAAACTTGATGATAAAGTGCCGAATCTTCCTATTATCTATTTACCAGGAATTTTAGGAACTAAGCTTTTTGATAGACAAAAGCAGGCTTTTATTTGGGGTGATCATCGTAGTGTCTTTACAAAGAGTGATTATGAATATGAACATCCCAACGCACAGCATTCACCTCGTGTATTAGCCACAGAGCAATTGCACGCATTTTCGATTGTCCCTTATTTAGTGAGCACATTGGTCACCCAAGAGCTTAAAGATGTTCTTGAAACCGCATTGGGTTATCGTGAAGGGCAAGATCTATTTTTCCTTGCTCATGATTGGCGAGCCGATCATCGATTGCTGGTGGATGCTATTGATAGAGAAGTTAATCGGCTAAGAATAGTTTTTGGCGAGAGCCAGCCTTTTATTATTATTGCACAATCCGCGTCTAACCTCGCAATACGCTATTGGTTGCGTCATACCACTCCTGAAAATAGAGCATTAGTAGCAAAATGGTATGCCTTTGGGCCACCTTGGCATGGTACATTTCAGGCGTTATCAATGATGGAGACTGGCTATTATGCCGGAAGTGGTTACCTTCATGGCTTCTCATCTGATGATGTCTGCGGTTGTCCTTTTGTATACCAATTATTACCACCCAATCCGGTGGTAATAGACAACTACGGCAGAGCATTAAGTGATTTTGATATCTATGATGAGGCATGTTGGAAGCACTATCGCTTAGGCCCTTATAAAACATCGATCAGTTCAGCACAAAATCAACGAGTAAGAGAAGCGTTGGTGCAAAATCTACAGTGTGCTAAACGCTTTACTGATGCAGTTTCAGGAATTAACGCAGATGAACAAGCTGTGCCCCAAGTATGGTATTTAAGTGATAATAATATCACATTAAAAGCTGCCATTTATGGAAGAGAACGCTGGTACTTACAAGCGAAAGAGATCAAACGTGAGTTTCCACACTTAGTCACTCAGGCATTAACCATCGGAGACGATCATTTGCCTTTGGAAGGGTTATTGCAATATTGGCGCGCACCTATCGTACGTGACCGTTATCAACACCCTTGGGGGGAAAGCTTTGCTTTTATTAGCCAAGCATCAACGCATCGCGCATTAATAAACCATACCCCTAATTTACGGAGTTTGGCATTTGATATCGCGACTGAGAGAAGGAACAAAAAAGTATAA
- the amrS gene encoding AmmeMemoRadiSam system radical SAM enzyme, whose protein sequence is MVRMKQWQQTGHPARLWHPISNNRIQCELCPRACKINLGRTGTCKLRRNENGSLVTLNYGKSVPMTQESIETEAVYHYAPGERILSLGNIGCMLRCDFCQNWSTSQARYVQDSNVAYYSPEDVVNYALKHNIRVLSWTYNDPIVWHEFVMDTAKLAREYGLKNLYKSAFYISEKGIDELLGVMDIFSISLKSMQDSFYRKHTGGRLQPVLDGIKQVYDARKSTNNPHLEVSNLCVTGRNDSLEEAKKVTDWMLKYLDADIPLHYVRFHPDYQYRHVERTSIPFLEQARQQALNEGMRYVYVGNVFDTDSANSYCPQCHTLLVKRSGLIAQSHLDNGQCPHCHFQPSIILPWAGSNTDKLSAHIPDGFICITHPFRGPVQACHIEQKNESPIYYQFITKQGEPVGPISTNSCHRFMLSKSSPKAEGICLYHHKNEPCQLFEVYDRAHFPVTEAEKTHFGSENVPITLIPLKGR, encoded by the coding sequence ATGGTAAGAATGAAGCAATGGCAACAAACAGGGCATCCTGCGCGCTTATGGCACCCAATTTCAAACAATCGTATTCAGTGCGAGCTTTGCCCACGAGCCTGTAAAATTAATTTAGGTCGTACAGGAACTTGCAAACTAAGACGCAATGAGAATGGCAGTTTAGTCACGTTAAACTACGGTAAATCTGTTCCGATGACACAAGAGTCGATAGAAACCGAAGCGGTATATCATTATGCACCGGGTGAACGTATCTTATCGTTAGGTAATATTGGCTGTATGCTACGTTGTGATTTTTGCCAAAATTGGAGTACAAGCCAAGCTCGTTATGTGCAAGACAGCAATGTGGCGTATTACAGCCCAGAGGATGTGGTCAATTATGCGTTAAAACATAATATCCGAGTTTTGTCGTGGACTTATAATGATCCGATTGTTTGGCATGAATTTGTTATGGATACGGCGAAGCTTGCTCGTGAATATGGCTTAAAAAATCTCTATAAAAGTGCATTTTATATCAGTGAGAAAGGTATTGATGAATTACTAGGTGTAATGGATATCTTTAGTATTTCATTAAAATCAATGCAAGATAGTTTTTATCGTAAACATACAGGAGGGCGATTACAGCCCGTTCTTGACGGTATTAAACAAGTTTATGATGCACGCAAATCCACAAATAATCCGCATCTTGAAGTCTCTAACTTATGTGTGACAGGACGTAATGACTCATTGGAGGAAGCGAAAAAAGTCACGGATTGGATGCTCAAATATCTTGATGCAGATATTCCTTTGCACTATGTTCGTTTCCATCCTGATTACCAATATCGACACGTTGAACGCACATCAATTCCCTTTTTAGAACAAGCTCGCCAGCAAGCCTTAAACGAAGGTATGCGCTATGTTTACGTCGGAAATGTGTTTGATACAGACAGCGCAAACTCTTATTGTCCACAATGCCATACCTTATTAGTTAAGCGAAGTGGGTTAATTGCACAATCTCACTTAGATAATGGGCAATGTCCTCATTGTCATTTTCAGCCTTCTATTATTTTACCTTGGGCGGGCTCTAACACTGATAAATTATCAGCACATATCCCTGATGGTTTTATCTGTATTACACATCCATTCCGTGGTCCTGTTCAGGCTTGCCATATTGAACAAAAAAATGAATCACCTATTTACTATCAATTTATTACAAAACAAGGTGAGCCTGTTGGCCCAATCAGCACCAACAGTTGTCATCGCTTTATGCTGTCCAAAAGTAGTCCTAAAGCAGAGGGGATCTGCCTTTATCATCACAAAAATGAACCTTGCCAACTGTTTGAGGTTTACGATCGTGCTCATTTCCCTGTTACTGAAGCTGAAAAAACGCATTTTGGTAGCGAAAATGTGCCTATCACTCTTATTCCATTAAAAGGACGCTAA
- a CDS encoding penicillin acylase family protein: MKPRTLTSQWGDVTLSLETEQLLSIKGDTDNAVFYGQGYGAAYLRLWQLDLSRRVASGRLSEVMGNGALRTDIFQRRLGLVELAKIAELNDKNAPKDSWQATQFQHITAYIAGINQAINDLKIRPIECLLLRYQPEKFTTTDSYLLGQLKYFINSAWQYELFNTRLANRLTTSQHQQLLSTFSLEGNQIPPLPLNEQGEYYPEVIAAFKEGLKGLQHLGLASPDTGSNVIAVNGSFTASGKPILAADPHMGHVNPSFNLLCRLESDEGLSVMGSHFPGSPGIIVGRNSHAAWGMVGIMADNQDLFWGRIDLKNEKVETINGWEALTKRTHTIGLTSKRQHTFVTYDYSQGRLMSEKAGYGLFLRWPALDDPSGDITFYQLAKCHNWTSFREALKHVKNSPMMVGYADIYGDIGLQSMGYIPKRDREIGSLVLSLTEPLHQWQGYVPFDDLPAEYNPERGYVLYANQYSESLFNRKPALSNRWHPPTRALRIEALIQQTKKHTVETFCQLQDDKKDVFAQQALAFLLPYVPEDKILSQWDGDTQQLNASRFFDVWTQHLTDKVLGKVLKRGSRALYTDFWPSCRWSILNILQYHLQDWQFEEKEIPILIRETYASALIASQKMERPYVEFQHSIKKPLWLNRLLTGRYLYQGGNRETVHATRQNADFLTQSQIGNSDTIKTKPYTFGPGFKLIAHLTPQGECHYLINTPAKGHPFSWSLRHVLKYWQTGSRQKTTLPLRGNNHHCNDKKE, translated from the coding sequence ATGAAGCCAAGGACGCTCACTTCACAATGGGGTGACGTGACATTGTCACTAGAGACGGAGCAACTGCTAAGTATAAAAGGTGATACGGATAATGCGGTTTTTTATGGGCAAGGCTATGGCGCAGCCTATTTACGTTTATGGCAACTAGACTTATCTCGTCGAGTTGCTAGTGGTCGCTTAAGTGAAGTAATGGGAAATGGTGCGCTTAGAACAGATATTTTTCAACGTAGATTAGGATTAGTAGAGTTAGCTAAAATTGCAGAGCTTAACGATAAAAATGCACCGAAGGATAGCTGGCAGGCGACACAGTTTCAACATATCACTGCGTATATTGCAGGTATAAACCAAGCCATTAACGATTTAAAAATCAGACCTATAGAATGTTTATTATTGCGTTACCAACCTGAAAAATTTACCACGACAGATAGCTACCTCTTAGGGCAATTGAAATACTTTATTAACTCAGCATGGCAATATGAGTTGTTTAATACCCGCTTAGCAAATCGACTTACAACATCTCAACATCAACAACTTTTATCTACCTTTAGTCTTGAAGGCAATCAAATTCCACCATTACCTTTAAATGAACAGGGGGAATATTACCCCGAAGTGATTGCAGCGTTTAAAGAAGGGCTAAAAGGCCTACAGCACTTAGGATTAGCCTCGCCTGATACGGGCTCTAACGTGATTGCAGTGAATGGTTCGTTTACCGCATCGGGTAAACCGATATTAGCGGCTGATCCGCATATGGGACATGTTAACCCTAGTTTTAATCTGTTATGTCGCTTAGAAAGCGACGAAGGATTAAGCGTAATGGGTTCACATTTTCCTGGTTCACCAGGCATTATTGTGGGGCGTAATTCTCATGCAGCTTGGGGAATGGTCGGTATTATGGCGGATAACCAAGATTTATTTTGGGGGCGTATTGATTTAAAAAATGAGAAGGTCGAAACCATCAATGGATGGGAGGCATTAACTAAAAGAACACATACCATTGGTTTAACCTCAAAGCGTCAACATACTTTCGTCACTTATGATTATTCACAAGGTCGCTTAATGTCTGAAAAAGCGGGCTATGGTCTATTTTTACGCTGGCCTGCCTTAGATGATCCAAGTGGCGATATTACTTTTTATCAGCTTGCAAAATGCCATAACTGGACATCATTTCGAGAGGCTTTAAAGCATGTAAAAAATTCCCCTATGATGGTGGGATATGCCGATATTTACGGCGATATTGGCTTACAGAGTATGGGATATATTCCTAAGCGTGATCGTGAAATTGGCAGTTTAGTATTGAGCCTAACGGAGCCATTACATCAGTGGCAAGGTTATGTTCCTTTTGATGATTTACCCGCCGAATATAACCCTGAACGGGGATATGTTCTTTATGCCAATCAATATAGCGAGTCTCTTTTTAATCGAAAACCTGCACTATCTAATCGCTGGCATCCACCGACAAGAGCGTTGCGTATTGAAGCGCTTATTCAGCAAACAAAAAAACATACTGTTGAGACGTTTTGCCAACTCCAAGATGATAAAAAAGATGTTTTTGCCCAACAAGCACTCGCTTTTTTACTCCCTTATGTGCCCGAAGATAAAATCCTTTCGCAGTGGGATGGCGATACTCAACAATTAAATGCCTCACGATTTTTTGATGTGTGGACTCAACATCTTACTGACAAGGTATTAGGCAAGGTATTAAAAAGAGGATCACGTGCTCTGTATACGGATTTTTGGCCAAGTTGTCGCTGGAGTATTCTCAATATTCTGCAATACCATCTTCAAGATTGGCAGTTTGAAGAAAAAGAGATCCCCATATTAATTCGTGAAACCTATGCCAGTGCGTTAATCGCTAGCCAAAAAATGGAACGCCCTTATGTTGAATTCCAGCATAGTATCAAAAAACCCTTATGGCTTAATCGTCTATTAACTGGACGTTATCTCTATCAAGGTGGCAATCGTGAAACTGTTCACGCGACACGACAAAATGCAGATTTCTTAACGCAATCTCAAATAGGGAATAGCGACACCATTAAAACTAAGCCATATACGTTTGGCCCCGGTTTTAAACTGATCGCCCATTTAACACCACAAGGCGAATGCCATTATTTAATTAATACACCGGCAAAAGGCCATCCTTTTAGCTGGTCACTACGTCATGTCTTGAAATACTGGCAAACAGGTAGCCGACAAAAAACCACTTTGCCGCTTCGTGGAAATAACCATCATTGTAATGATAAAAAGGAATAA
- a CDS encoding NAD-dependent epimerase/dehydratase family protein, whose translation MNKRKIFITGASGFIGSYLLPKLAELSDELTILCRETHKNHSYRPALPNGTKVVKGDLLQPNTYREALSGQDIIIHLAADYRVGIAPTRSEHQKMYQTNVTGTLNLLNEAKKAQISQVLYTSTTAALGETKGLLLDETHRHNGYFRSYYEETKQIAHALVERHQQQGMPIKIAICGGVFGEGDNSVLAQTLSAFFNKKIPFQISTNSTFQLCHVEKLCDGLLRLLALDKPQETVLFTGDVFSMPEIFTLLSEIQKTPPLPTKDRRSLWPLAWLMDRSSMLGFTMPLSCEALRIMDGSTYTYSSYKAEQLLGWTAAESLNDFKDYAQSVANQYTLMNKESK comes from the coding sequence TTGAATAAACGGAAAATATTTATCACAGGTGCTAGTGGATTTATTGGCTCTTACTTATTGCCCAAACTTGCAGAACTTAGTGATGAATTAACGATATTATGTCGCGAAACTCATAAAAATCACTCTTATCGTCCAGCATTACCCAACGGTACTAAGGTGGTGAAAGGTGATTTATTGCAACCGAATACCTACCGAGAAGCGTTGAGTGGACAAGATATCATTATTCATTTAGCGGCTGATTATCGAGTAGGCATTGCACCGACACGTTCAGAACATCAAAAAATGTATCAAACCAATGTCACTGGCACATTGAATTTACTGAATGAAGCCAAAAAAGCACAAATCTCTCAGGTTTTATATACCAGCACAACGGCAGCATTAGGGGAAACGAAGGGATTATTACTTGATGAGACTCATCGTCACAATGGTTATTTTCGCAGTTATTATGAAGAAACTAAGCAAATCGCTCACGCATTAGTCGAGCGTCACCAGCAACAAGGAATGCCAATTAAAATTGCGATTTGTGGTGGTGTATTTGGTGAAGGTGACAATAGCGTTTTAGCACAGACGTTATCTGCTTTTTTCAATAAAAAAATTCCTTTTCAAATCAGCACAAACAGTACCTTTCAACTTTGCCATGTTGAAAAACTATGTGATGGATTATTGCGATTACTGGCTTTAGATAAACCACAAGAAACGGTTCTGTTTACAGGTGATGTTTTTTCTATGCCTGAAATTTTCACACTATTAAGTGAAATACAAAAAACACCACCACTACCTACAAAAGATCGCCGTAGTTTGTGGCCATTAGCATGGTTGATGGATAGATCCTCTATGCTAGGTTTTACCATGCCACTTTCTTGTGAAGCACTACGTATTATGGATGGAAGCACTTATACCTATTCATCTTATAAGGCAGAGCAACTATTAGGATGGACAGCAGCAGAATCATTAAATGACTTTAAGGATTATGCCCAAAGCGTTGCTAACCAATACACATTGATGAATAAGGAGTCAAAATGA
- a CDS encoding acyl-CoA reductase encodes MIEAILVRLANIKLCLIHCLNENWLFSDDILTQKFCLERLKQWAYSDVLAQKVANELGNKNWRAPNKLLIVVSEKDPLGTLEALFAGYLIGSPIRIKARLSKQWLYPLRAYLGLNEKQCEILNWSSENQNDELALEGVEAILLAGGDALIQHYRQITPAHIKLIELGPKISGMAILGDSLPDISLVLNDVCLFRQQVCSSPRFILLENKTCAEQLYQQLSIALPTLPPLPETLRLQQMAQAHEYSLSRELLNNEKPTRYDAKSGWAVTYHTRFMPQYWLNFGFQLVVGSVEHHLQLVQKEWFARLQTLAYHGSLSSLSLQNYCFTRYCPIGTIHSRPMTATHDGFFILSALVFFVSKEG; translated from the coding sequence ATGATAGAAGCTATACTTGTTCGTTTAGCAAACATTAAACTGTGTTTAATACACTGCCTTAATGAAAACTGGTTATTTTCTGATGATATCTTAACGCAAAAATTCTGCCTTGAACGTTTAAAGCAATGGGCTTACAGCGATGTTCTAGCACAAAAAGTGGCTAATGAGTTAGGAAATAAAAATTGGCGTGCGCCCAATAAATTATTAATTGTCGTCTCTGAAAAAGATCCCCTTGGTACATTAGAAGCCTTATTTGCAGGTTATTTAATTGGTAGTCCCATCAGAATAAAAGCACGATTATCCAAACAATGGCTTTATCCATTACGGGCATATTTAGGCTTAAATGAAAAACAGTGTGAAATTCTAAATTGGTCGAGTGAAAATCAAAACGATGAGCTTGCTCTTGAAGGTGTTGAAGCCATTTTATTAGCGGGTGGTGATGCACTTATTCAGCATTATCGCCAAATAACACCAGCACATATTAAATTGATTGAGTTGGGCCCAAAAATAAGTGGAATGGCTATTTTGGGAGATTCATTACCTGATATTTCTTTGGTATTAAATGATGTGTGCTTGTTTAGGCAACAGGTTTGTAGTTCACCTCGTTTTATTTTATTAGAGAATAAAACTTGTGCAGAACAACTCTATCAGCAACTTTCTATCGCATTACCCACATTACCGCCATTACCTGAGACTTTAAGACTTCAACAAATGGCACAAGCCCATGAGTATTCATTGTCTCGTGAGCTACTCAATAATGAAAAGCCAACACGTTATGATGCAAAATCAGGTTGGGCAGTCACTTATCACACCCGATTTATGCCTCAATATTGGCTCAACTTTGGCTTTCAATTGGTTGTTGGCTCTGTGGAACATCATTTGCAATTAGTCCAAAAAGAGTGGTTTGCACGCTTACAAACACTGGCTTATCACGGTTCTCTCTCTTCACTTTCGCTGCAAAATTACTGTTTCACTCGTTATTGCCCCATTGGCACGATACATTCTCGCCCAATGACAGCAACGCATGACGGCTTTTTTATATTGTCTGCACTGGTGTTCTTTGTGAGTAAAGAAGGATAA
- a CDS encoding amidohydrolase translates to MNKTFASEIFINGEIHTLDRENPIAQAIAIYQGKFLFIGSNDEAMQFQNAETKIIDLENHVIIPGLNDSHLHLIRGGLNYNLELRWEGVPSLSIALDMLKAQAQVTPSPQWVRVVGGWSEFQFAERRMPTLDEINAVSPDTPVFVLHLYDSALLNKAALRAIGYTKETPNPPGGEIQRDEHGNPTGLLIAKPNAMLLYSALAKGPKLPLEYQVNSTRQFMRELNRLGVTSAIDAGGGFQNYPEDYQVVDELAKNNQLTIRIAYNLFTQRPKQEFEDFQQWTSMVSPGDGSDFYRHNGAGEMLVFSAADFEDFLQPRPDLPENMEAELEKVIRHLVEHRWPFRLHATYNESISRMLDVFEKVNKDIPFDGLHWFFDHAETISEKNIERVKALGGGLAIQHRMAFQGEYFAQRYGTKALKQTPPVAKMLNAQVPVGLGTDATRVASYNPWTALYWLVSGRTVGGMQMYDGDNRLDRDTALMLWTMGSSWFSNEQGKKGQIKAGQLADFIALSADYFRVPENEIKAIESLLTVVDGKIVYANGAFSSLTPPSIPVLPDWSPVIKVPGHYSYLQQETKAAVLNQLHQCCGACHAHGHQHDIARQSSIPVSDDNAFWGALGCSCFAF, encoded by the coding sequence ATGAATAAAACTTTCGCATCTGAAATATTTATCAATGGTGAGATCCATACTCTTGATAGAGAAAATCCTATTGCCCAAGCGATAGCTATTTATCAAGGTAAATTTCTTTTTATTGGCTCAAATGATGAAGCGATGCAGTTTCAAAATGCAGAAACAAAAATCATTGATCTAGAAAACCACGTTATTATTCCTGGGCTTAATGACTCACACCTGCACCTCATTCGCGGTGGATTAAACTACAACCTAGAATTACGGTGGGAAGGCGTGCCCTCCTTGTCTATTGCCCTTGATATGTTAAAGGCTCAAGCTCAAGTGACACCGTCACCGCAATGGGTACGTGTTGTTGGTGGCTGGAGCGAGTTTCAATTTGCAGAGCGTCGTATGCCAACGCTAGACGAAATTAATGCGGTTTCTCCTGATACGCCAGTTTTTGTATTACATCTCTATGACAGTGCATTGTTAAATAAAGCGGCACTGCGTGCGATTGGTTATACCAAAGAGACACCAAACCCACCGGGTGGTGAAATACAGCGTGATGAACATGGCAACCCTACCGGATTGTTGATAGCAAAACCTAACGCTATGTTGCTCTATTCTGCGTTAGCAAAAGGCCCTAAATTACCTCTTGAATATCAAGTCAATTCAACTCGCCAATTTATGAGAGAATTGAATCGTCTTGGTGTAACTAGCGCCATTGATGCAGGGGGTGGTTTTCAAAATTATCCTGAAGATTATCAAGTCGTTGATGAGCTCGCTAAGAATAATCAATTAACTATTCGTATTGCTTATAACTTATTTACCCAAAGGCCAAAACAAGAATTTGAAGATTTCCAACAATGGACATCAATGGTATCACCCGGTGATGGTAGTGATTTTTATCGTCATAACGGCGCAGGTGAAATGTTGGTTTTTTCTGCGGCTGATTTTGAAGATTTTTTACAGCCAAGACCTGATCTTCCTGAAAATATGGAAGCTGAATTAGAAAAAGTGATCCGTCACTTAGTTGAACATCGCTGGCCATTTCGTTTACATGCCACTTATAACGAATCCATTAGCCGAATGTTAGATGTCTTTGAAAAAGTAAATAAAGATATTCCTTTCGATGGACTACATTGGTTTTTCGATCATGCTGAAACCATCAGTGAGAAAAATATTGAACGTGTTAAAGCGCTTGGCGGTGGATTAGCAATTCAACATCGTATGGCATTCCAAGGTGAATATTTTGCACAACGCTATGGCACAAAAGCACTGAAACAAACACCGCCTGTCGCCAAAATGCTAAATGCACAAGTCCCTGTTGGATTAGGTACAGATGCAACTCGTGTTGCTAGTTATAATCCGTGGACAGCGCTTTATTGGTTAGTTTCGGGGCGTACTGTGGGTGGTATGCAAATGTATGATGGCGATAATCGTTTAGACAGAGATACTGCCTTAATGCTTTGGACTATGGGGAGTTCATGGTTCTCTAATGAACAAGGTAAAAAAGGTCAAATTAAAGCAGGTCAACTTGCCGACTTTATCGCCCTTTCTGCTGATTATTTTCGAGTACCTGAAAACGAGATCAAAGCGATTGAATCACTTTTAACGGTAGTGGATGGCAAGATTGTGTATGCAAATGGTGCTTTCTCATCGTTAACACCGCCATCTATTCCGGTATTGCCGGATTGGTCGCCTGTGATCAAAGTCCCTGGTCATTATTCTTACTTACAACAAGAGACAAAAGCAGCGGTTTTAAATCAGTTACATCAATGCTGTGGTGCATGTCATGCTCATGGACATCAACATGATATCGCTCGTCAATCATCTATTCCTGTTTCAGATGATAATGCATTTTGGGGCGCTTTAGGTTGTTCTTGCTTTGCATTTTAA